The genomic window GTCTATTGGCCTTTATATACCTATTTTACCATCCATGTtgttatgcatatatgctGAAGTTGCATGCATAAtagttttatatataaatgtatgtgAAAAGTAGCACAAAAATTGAGCACACGTGCCTGTTTTATTCGTTTGCGGGAACGCGCTTTTTACCTTACTGCTTGTGCGTAACTATTTGTATGCAAACGCGTAATTGTTTTAAAGCTGTTATGCTAATATAGCACAtttacatgtgcatattgcGTATGCATACTTACACGTGTACATACTTGCCTACGTGCCTGTACATTGCACTCGCATttataaggaggaaaaaggaaaggcaTGCATATACCATTTTATTAGAAGCACGTAACGGGAGATACCTTTAAAACGCTCCAGATCAGCGCGTGTTTGTACAAGGGCACCAACGTACACGAACAGGAGTACATACCAACATTCGCAtttacgcatatatatatttctcacACACGTACGAAATAAGGTGCGTTTACTGACAAAAGCACCCCTGTGGTTCATAACAAAATCTGCCTTGGGAAATCTCAGTTGTGATTGTGAAAACAATTTGACTTGAAAAAAGCCACGTGTTCGTGTTTTAAGTGATTTTTCTCCAAAGGGGTAATACAGCAGAAGGTACAAAGTTGAGTGAGCAGATAATCGTGCATATAGAGAAGAATACACAAAAGAAATGTgagggaaaataataatctTCTGCAACGCGAAAGATCAAACGTGCCAGCGTATCAACGTGAATATAGCACTTTACCAAAAAATTTCGTGACCCACTATCTAAGGGAAAATCACTAACCATATGAAATAACAAGattattgttttttaaaaataaagcatCTTTGTTTCGTATTAACCCCCCCTTTGTTTTTGATCACTCTGTAATTAAAGGAGACTCCCATTCTTCCACCCATATAATGATATATACAGACAAAAACAGAtacatatagatatatatatatatatatatatatataaatatttgtttatacaaatatatacccCCCCTCGAAAGTCCACTAAATAGGCACCTTCTTAATTACTTCATTTCGAAAATGGTAAGAACGGCAACTTAGACCCACCGGTGCGTTTCGCACATCTGCGTTATAatgtgccctttttttcatttaaaaaaatggcccTAAATCAGCCAGATGAGCTGATGACGAACGTTCCTCATTGTTCACCATTCATCTTGCGCATATCATTTTGTACTTCCCGTTTCTTTAGAGAATCCTCCTTTTCGGTGACGAGAACTTCAGCTTCTGCAACGGCTTTTTAGCCGAACACGATGACGACATTGTTGAAGTTTGTAGTtgtttaaaagaaaatgaattaaaacaAGAAAGTAAGAATAACATTCAGGCACTTAGCAAAAATGTGATTATCCACTATGGTATTAACCCAGTTCAGTTAAAGTCTAAATTTCCTCCGAATACGTTTGATGagttatattatattttacccGGGTTGTCATTTCACGGACATCCAGATTTTATCGATCCACAAACAGAGATGTTTAAGTTAcgtttaaatttattttgttttagttttttaaaaagtagtaaaaatataattaaaccGGATggttatgtgtatatattattccctGATGAATCGGCTGCGCGGATTGCCAGTGCCGTGCCTGTGACTGAGGGAAAGGTCGACGGCACGAATCATAATAATGACACCGAAAAGAGCAATCAAAACAATGACGAAAACGACAATGCCGAAGGAAACAGTAACCTTAACAGTAATGAAAACGACGCAGTGGGGGAGGGAGTTGGAGACGCTTCTAACGCTAAGAAGCACGGTCTGCCCTTTCTGCCCATAGAACCGAAAAAGTTAGCAAGATTTTGTAACGTCATGAGGGAATACAGTAAAGATTACAATTTAAACCTTGCCATGCATGAGAATTGGCTACCCGTCCTGTTCAACATGCCAATTGTGAACGAACTGCCCGAATGGGTAAAGACGTGTAAGTACTACTGTTTCAAGATGACTGAGTTGCCAGtcaataagaataaaaatagcCGAGGGGGTGGAAACGCAGCTAACAACAATATCGAAGCTGCAGGAAACATGATCAGTGAACAGAACCAAGACGATCACAACGAAAATAAGGATGAAGAAAGTGgagacaaaaaaggggagggaaaaaatgacgaaGAGAAGAGACAAGatggagaagaaaacaacGATAACAATAACAGTAGTATTAATAATGCCAATGTGCAGGGTAATGAAAATACAGGGAACAACGcagaaaatgagcaaaacaaagaaaaggaagacgacCCTGATGAATACAATGTTCTGAAAATACCCCCCCAAGTGTTTGATTACCCCATTGAAAAACTGGGACATGTAAATGAATGCTTCTTGTTTAAACTCTACTCAGTAAACAGCAAAAGCGTCCTTATTTCGAGACTAACCCTCAAGTACGATCCAAGAATTTCAGGATGGAAAGGAGACAACAAAATTAAGAAGGACATGCTTAACATGAATATGTCCATGAATATGGGAAACctaaatatgaacaacatgAACATGAACAATATGAAcatgatgaaaaatatgaacaacttaatgaatatgaataaatttaaaggaggaaaatacaaaaataaacaacCGAAAAATGACTTCCAACAACagtataaaaataacttaatgcaaaataatatgaattattcattaaataaaaagggaaacatgaATCTCCCTCCACCTCCTCCAAATAATTTGAGCATCCAACCGAACAGTGTCAACCTGCCCAATCAGAATATGAATTATAAACAGaataattttccatttgttaataattttaaaggaatGCCAAACAATTTATctcaaaatgtgcaaaacaGTATGACCAACATTCCCATGAATGTCAATCCCAACCTCTCCAACAACATGATGAACCCCTACCTCAATGGTGCCTTCAACAACAACTTCAGGAACAACATGTACCAGCAAAACATCCCCATGCCCCCCCCCATGGGAAACTTCAACAAAAAGTAAGATACGAGCCGGCACGCACAGCATATGCGGTGGTCCTGTAGGCAGATCGACGGACCATAAAGTGCTTCTTTCCAACCTGTTAACCGCTAACACGTGGACATCCCGAATGAAGTGCCGTTACGAGTACATAGTCTCATTGACACGATAAATGAGGAAATGGGCGTAACAGAAACGCTTCCCATGCGCTTCCTCCACGGGCAAACTTCTTCTCACGCATAccttgcattttttttttttttccccttattttttattacagaATGTACCAAGGCCACAACATGAacataaagagaaaaaacgaCATGTACAACTGCGACAGTATGGAGAAGAGCTACGACAACTACATCATGAAGGTAAAATAGATGATGAAATGCGTTTGTGCGTGTTAGCTCTCACCCTTGGTTTAGTGAACCCGCGTTGTAAATTCTATCATCGCTCCAACGTGCTATGCGTTTGCTTCACTCATCCTGGTATCTTCACTTCATCCCCCTCCCCGCAGGAGAACTACAAATCAGACGATGACAACAGTAATAATTACGCTTCGCCATTTTAATATGCGCGAAATATTTGTGCCTACGTGACGGgactaatttttttgtgcacatataactGCGTGTGCATTTGAGCGTCCCAACATGTCCGTTAGTACCTCCACATGCCAACCATGTCGTGTGCGAGGAAATAAATTACGTCAACTGAACAATGGAAAACTAGCCAAATTAAGACAAATGGGAATGAGAAagagactttttttttgaaatgcGCGAATCGCATTCAGTAACagagcaaaaaggaaaaaaaaaagaaaaaattacaaccccatataaaatatatgacaattgttaaaaaagtttCCAAAGAAATGCCAGCCGCATGTTAAGAGAATGATTGAGCTTGACCACCCATATGCACATGCCCATGTGTGCATTCGTATGCgccatgtgtacatttgtgcGAAACTGTTTTGCTTCTCAGATATGAACAACGTCAATGCGTGTAACGATGACTACGACCTAGATCAGTGCGACTACAATGAGGGTAACGTAAAGAACATGCAGAACAAAAATGCAGAGGATGCTGATTATTACTTGTAATAAacgaaaaatgagaaaaaaaaaaaaaaaaaaaatccgccGCAATGTATACAACTTGTGCATGATGAAGTGACCAGCGTGTGGCACTGTAAATGTAAAGCTCGACAAAatgatgacaaaaaaaatgaccctctcataaattatttttaaaaatgcacatctttttttcttcccgttTTTCACCAGCATGAAACAAAGATCAAGAGAACAGAACCATTATGGTACATACTAGAAAACTAGCCATCTACAATCAAAATGACAAGTGCAACGGGGAGAGCAGCGCGTTATTTGTCCACCCATTGCCGCACCGTCCGCAACGCGTGACTTTTTAACTGCTCACCCATTCATCACGTTGCCCAAATTACACATATTTGTATTGTTAAGAAAGTTTACTGCGGTTTTACGTATTTATTTATCGTTGTTGTGGCGGCCATTGTGATAATTGGTATCACCGCTGCcaatctttttttcctttttttttcgaattagTGCCATTTCTCATGTGCGGATTTTTgtgaaacattttttcaagtgcaaaaaatgttgcctgcatacatgtgtactttTACACCCCCCATGTGTGGATTTGGTGGAAGGGTCTGCCCACCAGGTGAGATACCGTGGctaatattttccccttcatgtaaaaaaataaaataaacattatatatagcaAAGTATAACTTAACCAAATATTACAtgtgagaaaaattaaacattccaaaaaaattaaaaaaaaatagctataCAAATATCTGTGCAGCGAGGAAGCTACATAAGAGTGGTAAAGcagaatgaaagaaattgCAACATGCAATACGACtctgttcaattttttttccctttgctgtaaatattttcatcTGGCAACACGCCCATTGCGTACGTACATAATATGTTCTCGCGTACCAATTTGATAAAGCCTATGATCTCCCCAGAACGATGAAACATCATCCCCCGTGTcttatgaaaataaaaggttAAATCAAAATTTTATCTTCCTTAATTCTTTTAACAATATATGGAGAGAAAGAAAACCTTTTgtgctattttttataaaaacgTAATGATGGGGGGTTGGCAAAATGGAACGAGCACCTGTCTTAATAACTAATCAATGGAGACTGTGGAAGACCTCcaccaaaatttttttttttttttgcgttatttttaaacttttaatataaatgtgttatgaataatttggttcttcaaaaatgtaaaaaatgttggACTAATATACACGATTTTGTGCATAGCTGATTGGCAGCTGATAGGCCGCCGATACGcataaaaacatttttatgcgTACTGCGCGTCCATTAATGTATTCATGTAAATTTAAAgcgaaaaaatacataaccCCATATTATCCACTTTTATAAACTCATAtgatatatacacacattgatACGACACACGTATGCATGTTCAAATAAAAGgggtaataataattaataatggggggaaaaaagaaattcgcGAATGAGACCTGTCATAGGGAAacaattattaaaaaggttaaaaaggggggaacaacATCTTTCTGCTCTGTTCGCATCTCGATTCCGCCCCCTTTCTCgccttcttatttttcccccaacaGCCACATCATAAATGCTCTGCTCAGTTATTCTTCAAGGAAACCACTTGGGTATCTGTGTCCAACTTAAACACGTTCGAATGCTTCTTAATAAAGAAGCccaatttcatttttagtCCTTCGGGCTTCTTAACTTTTCCTAACTCGGGTAATTTgcactttccattttttttcaaaaatgcaACGAGGTCTTTTTCGTACTGATTTTCGTCAAACAATTTGGATTTCTTTGATGGGCCATCATTTTTGTTATCCAATCCtctcttatttttatttttttttggtccgttcttttttttctctgcttTGTTCTCGGTCTCATCCTCATCGTCTTCgtcatcttcctcatcatcctcattttcttcatcttcctcatcctcctcctcatcatcctcgtcatcctcatcatcttCGTCATCTTCTccctcttcatcatcttcatcctcatcgtcctcatcttcgtcatcatcatcctcatcatcgtcatcgtTATTTCCTACATTCGTTTCGTCATCATccaaagcatttttttttttttttttttccaaatccGTTAGCTAGCGAATTTTTCAGCGTATTTTTTCTCGTAAGCATTCTAacctcttcattttcatattcgtcatcttcatcttccaactcttcgtcttcctcatcgtCGTCATCTAGATGGTCCTGACCAAATGACACCTCATAATACCCAACAATATGGACTTCGTTTTTACTGCCACTGGTTTTCAGCTTCACTTCATTATCTagcattaaaaatatatccaaCGCTGTATCTTCGCACACGTTCTTTTGCAAACAGCAGATGTTATAGCATCCATTGGCATCTTCCACTTGTACGTACAGCTTTCCTTCATCTTCTGGGTTGTTCAAGCATGCTCTCGACAGGTGGATAACGGAGTATCCGTCCTTAATCTCGGGTATGACGGTTTCGTCTGCCTTAATTACTTTTCCTGCGTAAAAGGTGAACAAGGCGGGGGGTAATAAAAACAATGCACATGGAGGAAGTTCAGATGGATGAAGAATTGGGGTTCCCATCCGATAGGAGGTTTCGTTTTCATATTACAAAAATGCTCATTGCGCCATGCActttcatatatacatatctcTATTTATGCCGCTCCcctatatgtacattcaaCGTAACAGACTCTatgtaagggaaaaatgccTACGCCTCCCTTAGGGGGAGAGTTGCAAAATACGCATGAGCAAAATCAACGACAAGGTCTATAAATCGGGCATTTTATAATGAAAAAGGGCCTCCACATGCGCATCATGCGGATGCTGACTAACGTAACATGAGCTTGTGAACATACAAgcgcaaaaaatgaacgcaAGGAAAAGAAACTTAATGGTACACTCAACTTTCCAAAAATGCAGTCAACTGGGCATATGCAAGCACGACATCACATGGATGTTTACGCCGTTTCGCCGTAGCTCACTTACCGTAAAACATTTTGTGCTGTTTGGGGGGTTAATTTTGTACGTTTGTAGGGTTGGTGATTTTTTTGCGCGTTTTGGTACTATTTGggactttttccttccaaaatatggtacttccttttttgaacAGATGCAACTCTCAAAAAATACCGGTCAAAAATGTACGCTTAGGGGATGATGTACTTCTTTACAAAAGAggagaaataaattaattttttctttattttacaaTCCTGCTTGGATGggaatatttattttgttttacttttttaagcaaattattttgagaaaaaaaaacgcttgTTCCTTGAAAGCGAAATGTATTCATAAATGCGATTGAAAATAAATTcgacataaaaataaatgtacaaatgtgGGGGGAAGAATATGCGTAGTTGAATTGTTTGAGAATATAGAAAGAGCAtacgttttaaaaaagcaaaagagaaaataaaagaattattatatacacgtgcgtacgtatattttttattttgtatgcGGCATACGTTTGGTtaaatctttttttcgtaactCATGTAGAGGGGCTATTTTGCGCacctttatatttatttatttttttctcgtgACAAAATGTTTGCAGGATATAACGCATATTTACATGAGGGGTTCAGCAGTTTAATTTACGCCGGGATGTGGCCACAGATGTTGCGCCGATATGGTCACAAAAATTTACGCGGATGTTCCTATAAAAAATGCTGCAGTATATACTGTGCCCATAAATACTGCGCTGATGTTGTGCTATGTGGTCAAGCGAATTCGCGCCCATATGTCTGTCGTTATGCGTTTATTACTGcattgaaaaataaaggaaaaaaaataccgcATGCAAAGTTCATTTGAAAGAGGACGGGGCCATAATTTTAACTCAGTGGTAAAagttatgtacatatatatatacatactttTATGTATCGTGG from Plasmodium coatneyi strain Hackeri chromosome 12, complete sequence includes these protein-coding regions:
- a CDS encoding Mitotic apparatus protein p62, whose protein sequence is MFYGKVIKADETVIPEIKDGYSVIHLSRACLNNPEDEGKLYVQVEDANGCYNICCLQKNVCEDTALDIFLMLDNEVKLKTSGSKNEVHIVGYYEVSFGQDHLDDDDEEDEELEDEDDEYENEELTDLEKKKKKNALDDDETNVGNNDDDDEDDDDEDEDDEDEDDEEGEDDEDDEDDEDDEEEDEEDEENEDDEEDDEDDEDETENKAEKKKNGPKKNKNKRGLDNKNDGPSKKSKLFDENQYEKDLVAFLKKNGKCKLPELGKVKKPEGLKMKLGFFIKKHSNVFKLDTDTQVVSLKNN